Proteins from one Bacteroides mediterraneensis genomic window:
- the brxC gene encoding BREX system P-loop protein BrxC — protein MKLKELYSKPIDRAVNPAVSATKFDPETERVEIQEYVFTDEIINGLFRILDAIKNNRPYDHVGIWIDGYYGSGKSHFLKYLDYCITPSTRDEAFSRLLEAVKAIDPLDEKHNLGFDYEQLASIANWMKRATIDTCIFNLETSYDNSTDKKKAFLHVFWNEFNGKRGFNKFNITLAQNLEKPLEEKGVFEAFKQRIAEEGGDWNDPGMAADLIDNELDWVLDIAKELAPTLSVDSIRERIIKRDTNMSIDRFGLELAAYLKDKGDDYRLIFLADEVSQFINKERDRYLNLQEIITKLSEACDNKVWVACTAQQDLSEIMDDCHIVEEKDKEGKIKGRFEVKVSLKGTQPEVITQKRILDKKEEVKPVLADLYNKYRAGFDLQFKLPNSYSSYDSQEDFVDYYPFVPYQFKLIMQVFNSFLNLGYVAKEVKGNERSIIKVIHSTAKANAEAELGKFISFDELYNNMFEEGLQARGQKAVDNALRMARTYQTDKPEKTRLAVRVANVLFMICNISQTDQLLFPATVDNVTSLLVNNMETPRLTIKNEVEKIVEFLCDNNIIRREQGKQGAPDTFTFYSEEEMKVAQLIQSQVVDNNTQAEQLKDIFNKYITALRNKEQYKTRSFSVGLTIKQRTFLSNNPDVMVEFVMDPDYDTAEQLALQNSNANRMVYYVGPQYRENRRLYNAFYWYCQAERYMATPVPNEDNANTRKEFAKRAEELYEGLIKKEFEKILDTCPIVSGLSVIDETELGQKRGNDRYRAAIEKHLAGIYTKANLVDSPNIPRTTEQLKKAILRNIEAGEYEGMNAALTDAEHEVEIYLNKQFAEVNVSDVLAKFSKAPYGWDNICTLYVINELVRRHNRDYSYANNPNVEITTVANRIVNESNKFTLRQAQVISPQVIQNFIAAWKEIFGISSAPSTTDSTQLFRACRDMESERSLARLVKGYKDIEQQIITYPFAGPIRQAVELFESWLDERDPLKFFNLLIASKDEAKALTDKCKEVVQFTHDQLSTYKQLIQFADDNIYNFPFVPMEQQGAVGEFCKVKEDPWPIGKTFRNYIKLMNQLSGILDDVRNRLREKIKAAYNDMFDYLKQVAEQQHVPVSVLSDREATIQLKTSPTNILVLQNNVNTDAFYQEQVERIMSYTPPTLPEQEKRIRQASLQTKTKLPITNAEDIERYLDGLRQQLERLLVDHDGVMIIK, from the coding sequence ATGAAACTGAAAGAACTATATAGCAAGCCCATCGACCGTGCAGTCAATCCTGCCGTAAGTGCCACCAAGTTTGACCCGGAAACAGAACGTGTGGAAATACAGGAATACGTGTTCACCGATGAGATTATCAACGGCCTTTTCCGTATTCTTGATGCGATAAAGAACAACCGGCCATACGACCATGTAGGTATCTGGATTGACGGTTACTACGGGTCGGGAAAATCTCATTTTTTGAAATACCTTGACTATTGCATCACTCCGTCTACCCGTGACGAAGCTTTTTCCCGTTTGCTGGAAGCTGTCAAGGCCATCGACCCCCTCGATGAAAAACATAATCTGGGTTTCGACTATGAACAGCTGGCATCCATAGCCAACTGGATGAAGCGTGCCACCATCGATACGTGCATTTTCAATCTGGAAACCAGTTACGACAACTCAACCGACAAAAAGAAGGCTTTCCTTCATGTCTTCTGGAACGAGTTCAATGGTAAACGTGGCTTTAATAAGTTCAACATTACGCTGGCCCAGAATCTGGAAAAGCCCTTGGAAGAAAAAGGTGTGTTTGAGGCTTTCAAGCAACGCATTGCCGAGGAAGGTGGCGATTGGAATGATCCGGGTATGGCAGCCGATTTGATTGATAATGAACTCGATTGGGTGCTTGACATCGCCAAAGAACTGGCCCCGACACTCTCTGTCGATAGTATCCGCGAACGTATCATCAAGCGTGATACGAACATGAGCATCGACCGTTTTGGCTTGGAACTGGCGGCTTATTTGAAAGACAAAGGCGATGACTACCGCCTGATATTCCTTGCCGATGAAGTTTCACAGTTCATCAACAAGGAACGCGACCGTTATCTCAACCTTCAGGAAATCATTACAAAACTGTCCGAAGCATGTGACAACAAGGTTTGGGTGGCTTGTACCGCACAACAAGACCTTTCGGAGATTATGGACGATTGCCATATAGTCGAAGAGAAAGACAAAGAAGGTAAAATCAAGGGGCGTTTCGAAGTGAAAGTGTCGCTCAAGGGAACACAACCGGAAGTGATTACGCAGAAACGTATCCTCGACAAGAAGGAAGAGGTAAAGCCTGTGCTGGCTGACTTATACAATAAATATAGAGCCGGTTTTGACCTTCAGTTCAAACTTCCTAATTCATACAGCAGTTATGATTCTCAGGAAGATTTTGTAGACTACTACCCTTTTGTGCCTTATCAGTTCAAATTGATTATGCAGGTATTCAACTCTTTCCTGAATTTAGGCTATGTAGCCAAAGAAGTAAAGGGAAATGAGCGAAGCATCATCAAGGTGATTCACTCTACAGCCAAAGCCAATGCCGAGGCTGAGTTGGGTAAGTTCATTTCTTTTGATGAACTCTATAACAACATGTTCGAGGAAGGCTTGCAGGCTCGTGGACAGAAGGCCGTGGACAATGCCCTCCGCATGGCACGCACTTACCAGACAGACAAGCCCGAAAAGACCCGTCTGGCTGTTCGTGTGGCCAACGTACTCTTCATGATTTGCAATATTTCGCAGACCGACCAGTTACTTTTCCCGGCTACCGTGGATAATGTGACTTCACTTCTGGTAAACAATATGGAAACACCCCGTCTGACCATCAAAAATGAGGTGGAGAAAATTGTGGAGTTTCTTTGTGATAACAACATCATCCGCCGCGAGCAAGGCAAGCAGGGCGCACCAGACACGTTCACTTTCTACAGCGAGGAAGAGATGAAGGTGGCACAACTCATTCAAAGCCAGGTGGTGGACAACAATACACAGGCCGAGCAGCTGAAGGATATTTTCAATAAATATATCACAGCCCTCCGTAATAAGGAGCAATACAAGACCCGCAGCTTTTCGGTAGGGCTGACCATCAAACAACGTACTTTCCTGAGTAACAATCCGGATGTGATGGTGGAATTCGTGATGGACCCGGATTATGATACCGCCGAGCAACTTGCCCTGCAGAATAGCAATGCCAACCGGATGGTCTATTATGTAGGCCCGCAGTATCGTGAGAACAGACGTTTGTACAACGCCTTCTACTGGTACTGTCAGGCAGAACGTTACATGGCTACCCCTGTTCCCAACGAGGACAATGCCAACACCCGCAAAGAATTTGCCAAACGGGCTGAGGAACTCTACGAAGGACTTATCAAAAAAGAATTTGAAAAGATTCTTGACACTTGCCCCATTGTTTCGGGACTGAGTGTGATTGACGAAACGGAACTGGGACAAAAGAGGGGAAACGACCGTTACCGTGCAGCCATCGAGAAACATCTGGCAGGAATTTACACGAAAGCAAACCTGGTGGATTCTCCAAACATTCCCCGTACTACGGAACAGTTGAAGAAGGCCATTCTGCGCAATATTGAAGCAGGGGAATATGAAGGCATGAACGCCGCTCTTACTGATGCAGAACACGAAGTGGAAATCTACCTGAACAAGCAGTTTGCAGAGGTGAACGTATCGGATGTGCTTGCCAAGTTCTCAAAAGCGCCATACGGATGGGACAATATCTGTACCCTCTATGTCATCAATGAACTGGTACGTCGTCACAACCGCGACTATTCTTATGCGAACAATCCGAACGTAGAAATAACGACCGTAGCCAACCGCATTGTGAACGAAAGCAACAAGTTTACACTCCGTCAGGCACAAGTTATTTCGCCACAGGTCATTCAGAATTTCATTGCCGCCTGGAAAGAGATATTCGGCATATCTTCCGCTCCATCCACTACCGACAGCACCCAACTGTTCCGTGCTTGCCGTGACATGGAAAGTGAGCGCAGTCTTGCCAGATTAGTCAAAGGTTATAAGGATATCGAGCAGCAGATAATTACCTATCCTTTTGCCGGACCCATCCGTCAGGCTGTTGAACTCTTTGAATCATGGCTTGATGAGCGTGATCCGTTGAAATTCTTCAACCTTCTCATCGCGTCAAAGGATGAAGCCAAGGCTCTTACCGACAAATGCAAGGAAGTGGTGCAATTCACGCACGACCAGCTTTCTACCTACAAACAGCTCATTCAGTTTGCAGATGACAATATCTACAATTTCCCGTTTGTACCTATGGAGCAGCAGGGAGCTGTCGGTGAATTCTGTAAAGTGAAGGAGGACCCATGGCCTATTGGCAAGACATTCCGTAACTACATCAAGCTGATGAACCAGCTTTCAGGAATCTTGGATGATGTACGAAACCGTTTGCGTGAGAAAATCAAAGCGGCCTACAATGATATGTTCGACTATCTCAAGCAGGTGGCAGAGCAGCAACATGTGCCTGTGAGCGTATTGTCCGACCGCGAAGCGACGATTCAACTTAAGACCTCTCCGACCAATATTCTGGTGTTGCAGAACAATGTCAATACCGATGCCTTCTATCAGGAACAGGTAGAGAGAATCATGTCGTATACTCCTCCAACATTACCGGAACAGGAAAAGAGAATCCGTCAGGCCTCACTGCAGACCAAGACCAAACTGCCTATTACGAATGCAGAAGACATCGAACGCTATCTGGACGGACTGCGTCAGCAATTGGAGCGTCTGCTTGTCGACCACGATGGAGTAATGATTATCAAATAA
- a CDS encoding BREX protein BrxB domain-containing protein — protein sequence MTLKELDDKLNSPGFQDPENGDLFYNFFIYQYPADKEYDIRRQIQEFKANLIRPINYVDVLTLNLFEEFCHFLDQKKFLRHPSMLKYLMEKEERDPSTAKNTQDTLTRNAHSPEFVRFIHQRIIDHITIKDQYRRPYVFMYGIGSMYPYLRVNEFLALYEDYNETEKYKIIVFYPGHRDQNSFRLFDTLPDNHTYRATLLINE from the coding sequence ATGACCCTAAAAGAGCTTGATGACAAACTGAACAGTCCCGGTTTTCAGGACCCGGAAAATGGAGACTTGTTCTACAACTTCTTTATCTACCAATATCCGGCAGACAAGGAATACGATATCCGCAGACAGATACAAGAGTTTAAAGCGAATCTTATCCGTCCCATCAACTATGTGGATGTGCTTACGTTGAACCTGTTTGAGGAGTTCTGTCACTTCTTGGACCAGAAGAAGTTCCTGCGTCATCCGTCCATGTTGAAATATTTGATGGAGAAAGAAGAGCGCGATCCGTCTACTGCAAAAAATACGCAGGATACGCTTACCCGTAACGCACATTCTCCAGAGTTTGTCCGGTTTATTCATCAACGTATCATTGACCATATCACCATCAAGGACCAATATCGTCGCCCGTACGTTTTCATGTACGGTATCGGCAGTATGTATCCCTATTTGAGAGTCAATGAGTTTCTGGCTCTTTATGAAGATTACAACGAGACGGAGAAATATAAGATTATCGTGTTTTATCCAGGTCATCGTGACCAGAACTCTTTCCGGTTGTTTGACACCCTTCCCGATAATCATACCTATCGCGCCACCCTTTTAATTAACGAATAA
- a CDS encoding BrxA family protein has protein sequence MNKKNSPYTAAITGGGFLFEETVTLLPLLQATNSEELLNEEKVNNHLLQINAERSRAKAILEIKRRYEAMPAYFWNDFLKMNDSDKVAALFYVILKTYKICFDFHVNVTMKKWNSISRSVKKEDLMMELNEISAKDEFVDSWSDNTKDRVASAYLTILRKVGMLDRESHLNALVCSNFSYYLAKGASWFLEACLLQPYEIENIKKTLL, from the coding sequence ATGAATAAAAAAAACAGTCCATATACAGCAGCCATAACGGGGGGAGGTTTTCTATTTGAAGAAACCGTCACACTTCTACCCTTATTGCAGGCAACCAATAGTGAGGAACTGCTGAATGAGGAGAAGGTGAACAATCATCTGTTGCAAATAAATGCTGAACGTTCACGTGCAAAAGCCATTCTTGAAATCAAGCGCCGCTATGAAGCGATGCCGGCCTATTTTTGGAATGACTTTCTGAAAATGAATGATTCTGACAAGGTGGCCGCCCTTTTCTACGTAATCTTGAAGACCTATAAAATATGCTTTGATTTTCATGTCAATGTGACCATGAAAAAATGGAACAGCATTTCCAGAAGTGTAAAAAAAGAGGACCTCATGATGGAGTTAAATGAAATCTCAGCGAAAGATGAGTTTGTTGATTCCTGGAGTGACAATACCAAAGATCGGGTGGCAAGTGCTTATCTGACCATTCTCCGAAAAGTCGGTATGCTGGACCGGGAGAGCCATTTGAATGCACTCGTTTGCAGCAACTTCAGTTATTATCTGGCCAAAGGTGCATCCTGGTTTCTCGAAGCCTGTCTGTTGCAGCCCTACGAAATAGAAAATATAAAGAAAACCCTATTATGA
- the pnuC gene encoding nicotinamide riboside transporter PnuC, whose protein sequence is MNYLELFGTLVGLVYLALEYRASIYLWPVSIIMPAIYLVVYYQAGLYADFGINVYYLLASAYGWMAWSRRKRKTDPTQPVAELPITSMPRKVYLPLTAVFAVCWLAIAWILIEWTDSNVPWTDSFTTALSVVGMWMLARKYVEQWGVWMVVDWVCCGLYLYKGLYFTAVLYGVYAVVAIFGWRRWRAAMRTEPQVENE, encoded by the coding sequence ATGAATTACCTGGAACTGTTTGGAACCCTCGTGGGGTTGGTCTATCTGGCACTGGAGTATCGCGCCAGCATCTACCTGTGGCCGGTGTCCATCATCATGCCGGCCATCTATCTGGTAGTGTATTATCAGGCCGGACTGTATGCCGATTTCGGAATCAATGTCTACTACCTGCTTGCTTCGGCGTACGGCTGGATGGCCTGGAGCCGAAGGAAGAGAAAGACAGACCCGACGCAGCCAGTAGCGGAACTGCCCATCACTTCCATGCCGCGCAAGGTGTATCTGCCCCTGACGGCTGTGTTTGCGGTGTGCTGGCTGGCCATCGCGTGGATACTGATTGAGTGGACCGACAGCAATGTGCCTTGGACCGACAGCTTCACCACGGCCCTGAGTGTGGTGGGGATGTGGATGCTGGCCCGCAAGTACGTGGAACAGTGGGGAGTATGGATGGTGGTCGACTGGGTGTGCTGCGGACTATACCTGTATAAAGGATTGTATTTCACCGCGGTGCTTTACGGCGTGTATGCCGTAGTAGCCATTTTCGGATGGAGAAGATGGCGGGCAGCGATGAGGACTGAACCCCAGGTTGAAAACGAATAA
- a CDS encoding thiamine diphosphokinase: protein MEHNEYKMYLSKEERMQTVLPFVPEAVVVGNGDFPSHPFPLAVLDASPYVVCCDGGADTLVDSGRMPGWIVGDGDSLSETNRVRFHDRIHRISEQETNDQTKAVTFLADKGIRRMVFVGATGKREDHTLGNISLLMEYQQMGLEVAMLTDYGSFVPAADTEEFAGFPRQQVSVFNVDAVQLRSEGLRYPLYDFHSWWQGTLNEVTGHGFRIQAKGRYLVYRTYEAKK, encoded by the coding sequence ATGGAACACAACGAGTATAAAATGTATTTATCAAAGGAGGAAAGGATGCAGACTGTCTTGCCTTTCGTGCCCGAAGCGGTAGTGGTGGGCAACGGCGATTTCCCTTCGCATCCGTTCCCACTGGCTGTGCTGGATGCTTCGCCGTACGTGGTGTGCTGCGACGGAGGGGCGGACACGCTGGTGGACAGCGGACGGATGCCCGGTTGGATAGTGGGCGACGGCGATTCGCTCTCGGAAACGAACCGGGTGCGTTTTCACGACCGGATACACCGCATCTCCGAGCAGGAGACGAACGACCAGACGAAAGCGGTCACCTTTCTGGCCGACAAAGGCATCCGGCGGATGGTCTTCGTGGGGGCTACGGGCAAGCGGGAAGACCATACCTTGGGAAATATCAGCCTGCTCATGGAATACCAGCAGATGGGACTGGAGGTGGCGATGCTGACCGATTACGGGTCGTTTGTGCCGGCCGCCGATACGGAGGAGTTCGCAGGGTTTCCCCGTCAGCAGGTGTCGGTATTCAATGTGGATGCAGTGCAGCTGCGGAGCGAAGGGTTACGGTATCCGCTGTATGATTTCCATAGCTGGTGGCAGGGGACACTGAACGAAGTGACTGGCCACGGTTTCCGCATTCAAGCAAAGGGTCGTTACTTGGTGTATCGTACTTATGAAGCAAAGAAATAA
- a CDS encoding MIP family channel protein: protein MKKYVAELVGTMVLVLLGCGSAVFAGGVADTVGAGVGTIGVAMAFGLSVIAMAYTIGNISGCHINPAITLGVWLSGGMKTKRALMYMLFQVVGAIIGSLILTLLVSTGAHGGPTATGSNSFAPDAMGQAFLAEAVFTFIFVLVALGATDEKKGAGNLAGLAIGLTLILIHIVCIPITGTSVNPARSIGPALMEGGQAIEQLWLFIVAPFVGAAFSALVWKFLRTDK, encoded by the coding sequence ATGAAAAAGTATGTAGCAGAATTAGTCGGAACAATGGTTCTTGTACTGCTGGGATGTGGTAGTGCCGTATTCGCCGGAGGAGTGGCCGACACAGTGGGTGCCGGAGTAGGAACCATCGGAGTGGCTATGGCTTTCGGACTCTCTGTCATCGCCATGGCTTACACCATCGGAAACATATCCGGTTGCCACATCAATCCGGCCATCACGCTGGGAGTGTGGCTTTCGGGAGGTATGAAAACCAAACGGGCACTGATGTACATGCTCTTTCAGGTGGTAGGCGCCATCATCGGCTCGTTGATTCTGACCTTGCTGGTATCGACCGGTGCGCACGGAGGACCTACGGCGACGGGCTCCAACAGTTTCGCACCCGATGCCATGGGACAGGCGTTTCTGGCGGAAGCCGTGTTTACCTTTATCTTTGTGCTGGTGGCCTTGGGGGCTACGGACGAGAAGAAGGGGGCCGGCAACCTGGCGGGACTGGCCATCGGACTGACGCTGATACTGATTCACATCGTGTGTATCCCGATTACGGGTACTTCCGTGAATCCGGCCCGCAGCATCGGACCGGCCTTGATGGAAGGCGGACAGGCTATCGAACAGCTCTGGCTTTTCATCGTGGCTCCGTTTGTGGGAGCGGCTTTCAGTGCCCTCGTGTGGAAGTTCCTGCGCACGGATAAATAA
- a CDS encoding DMT family protein, whose translation MLSHGIYSIVLLIFSNIFMTFAWYGHLKMREEFSWFAALPLIGVIAFSWAIAFFEYCLQVPANRLGFKDSGGPFDIMQLKVIQEVITLTVFTIFSMIAFKMELKWNHLAAFFCLILAVYFVFKK comes from the coding sequence ATGCTATCGCACGGAATTTATTCTATCGTTTTACTGATTTTTTCGAACATCTTCATGACGTTTGCCTGGTACGGGCACTTGAAGATGCGTGAGGAGTTCAGCTGGTTTGCCGCACTGCCGCTCATCGGGGTGATTGCGTTCAGCTGGGCCATTGCTTTTTTTGAATATTGTTTGCAGGTGCCGGCCAACCGACTGGGTTTCAAGGACAGCGGCGGACCGTTCGACATCATGCAGCTGAAAGTGATTCAGGAAGTGATTACGCTGACGGTCTTCACGATATTTTCCATGATTGCTTTCAAGATGGAATTGAAATGGAATCACCTGGCTGCCTTTTTCTGCCTGATTCTGGCCGTATACTTCGTATTCAAGAAATAA
- a CDS encoding DUF4858 domain-containing protein: MDYASHLSSKLTLFLCAAGILPAMAQQQEKELQLNMDAVKMIQFDFDPSSKLENKPLEAPLNKKWMDFKVDLKVPRSLIDTTKVKKPEGYVRMEPYTIWTRFGEDPVYDVLVTGRPKKWEISWTLNPNQVYRDENYGRSLMPSTGRVYRDLNAPIGPTFGIGGLDFIGFLYDNLSPRGRMLAHNRKHANAWKTYADYVPTAADSLKVPNFYRRPAAQRADTTHTMLSFQPAFSGAPLLPVYATPDSVKAVQPAAKPDTLDVVEKKKKKNPQPAREEDAGNLYEYIRRKEAEDSIRRREFLRKDKVRNNQYDVQREIQRLRDRQN; the protein is encoded by the coding sequence ATGGACTACGCATCACATTTATCATCCAAACTGACTTTATTCCTATGTGCAGCCGGTATTCTTCCGGCCATGGCCCAGCAGCAGGAAAAGGAACTGCAGCTCAACATGGATGCCGTAAAAATGATTCAATTCGATTTTGATCCTTCGAGCAAGCTGGAGAACAAGCCCCTGGAGGCTCCGCTCAACAAGAAATGGATGGACTTCAAGGTCGACCTGAAAGTGCCCCGCAGCCTGATTGATACCACCAAGGTGAAGAAACCCGAAGGCTATGTCCGCATGGAACCCTACACCATCTGGACCCGTTTCGGAGAAGATCCCGTGTACGATGTGCTGGTGACCGGACGTCCCAAGAAATGGGAAATCTCCTGGACCCTGAATCCCAACCAAGTCTACAGGGATGAAAACTATGGGCGCAGCCTGATGCCTTCTACGGGAAGAGTGTACAGGGACCTCAATGCACCGATAGGGCCAACTTTCGGCATCGGCGGGCTCGATTTCATCGGTTTCCTCTACGATAATCTGTCTCCCCGCGGACGGATGCTGGCCCACAACCGCAAGCATGCCAACGCCTGGAAGACGTATGCCGACTACGTGCCTACTGCTGCCGACAGCTTGAAAGTACCTAACTTCTACCGCCGCCCCGCCGCCCAGCGAGCCGACACCACCCATACCATGCTCTCCTTCCAGCCCGCCTTTTCGGGAGCCCCTCTCCTGCCCGTCTATGCCACACCCGACTCCGTCAAGGCCGTCCAGCCGGCAGCGAAACCCGACACCCTGGACGTCGTAGAGAAGAAGAAAAAGAAAAACCCGCAACCAGCCCGGGAGGAGGATGCGGGAAACTTGTATGAATATATCCGCCGGAAAGAAGCCGAGGACTCCATCCGGCGCAGAGAATTCCTGCGGAAAGACAAAGTCAGAAACAACCAGTACGATGTGCAGCGCGAAATCCAGCGCCTGCGCGACCGGCAGAACTGA
- a CDS encoding C40 family peptidase, which produces MLVLVCTLLFSSCGTRAPRVDYRELARAAVRLEMDIDADDNHRLYVEAADWIGVPYRHGGSTHRGTDCSGFTSAVYKKVYHKKLQRNSEAQRTKDCRKVSKRKLQEGDLVFFHDGRRKKTANHVGIYLKDGKFIHASTSAGVIVSRLEEPYYRKCWMQGGRVKGL; this is translated from the coding sequence ATGCTTGTATTGGTGTGCACACTTTTGTTTTCCTCCTGCGGCACCCGCGCCCCTCGCGTGGACTACCGGGAACTGGCACGTGCGGCTGTACGCCTGGAAATGGACATTGATGCCGACGACAACCACCGCCTGTATGTAGAAGCAGCCGACTGGATTGGCGTGCCCTACCGCCACGGAGGAAGCACCCATCGGGGAACAGACTGTTCAGGCTTCACGTCCGCCGTCTATAAGAAAGTGTACCACAAGAAACTGCAGCGCAATTCGGAGGCCCAGCGGACAAAAGACTGCCGCAAGGTGAGCAAACGCAAGTTGCAGGAAGGCGACCTGGTGTTCTTCCACGACGGGCGCCGCAAGAAGACTGCCAACCACGTGGGCATCTACCTGAAAGACGGGAAATTCATCCACGCCAGCACCAGTGCAGGCGTCATCGTCAGCCGGCTGGAAGAGCCCTACTACCGCAAATGCTGGATGCAGGGCGGACGAGTGAAAGGACTATAA
- a CDS encoding ABC transporter ATP-binding protein, translated as MEIKIQNLKKTYGSKTAVDIPDYTLQEPEILGLMGNNGAGKTTLFRLMLDLLKADSGSVCLDGTDVSQSEEWKLRVGAYMDESFLIDYLTPEEYFQFCGRMYGFDAATLHERIHRYERFLGDEILKEKKYIRNLSAGNKQKMGIVTALLHNPELVILDEPFNFLDPTSQSLLKHLLQHYYEEHKATILVSSHNLSHTVDLSTRIVLLEQGHLLRDLDNADGAAGKELEDYFEVKE; from the coding sequence ATGGAAATCAAGATACAGAACTTGAAAAAAACGTATGGCAGCAAAACGGCTGTCGATATTCCCGACTACACCCTGCAAGAGCCCGAGATACTGGGCCTGATGGGCAACAACGGTGCCGGAAAGACCACACTCTTCCGCCTGATGCTCGATTTGCTGAAGGCCGACAGCGGGAGCGTGTGCCTGGATGGCACCGACGTGTCACAAAGTGAAGAGTGGAAATTGCGTGTGGGAGCCTATATGGACGAGAGTTTTCTGATAGATTACCTCACCCCCGAAGAATATTTCCAGTTCTGCGGACGCATGTATGGGTTCGATGCCGCTACCCTTCATGAGCGCATCCATCGCTATGAACGTTTTCTGGGCGATGAAATCCTGAAAGAAAAGAAATACATCCGCAACCTTTCCGCCGGGAACAAGCAGAAGATGGGTATCGTCACCGCCCTGCTTCACAATCCGGAACTCGTCATTCTGGACGAGCCGTTCAACTTCCTCGACCCAACTTCACAGTCGCTGCTCAAGCACTTGCTCCAGCATTATTACGAGGAGCATAAAGCCACTATCCTTGTGTCCAGCCACAACCTGAGCCACACCGTGGACCTCAGTACCCGTATTGTGTTGTTGGAACAGGGGCACCTGCTTCGCGACCTTGACAATGCCGACGGTGCCGCAGGAAAAGAGCTGGAAGACTATTTCGAGGTGAAGGAATAA